GGGCGGTGCGCACCTACACCACCATGACCGTGGGCGACGGGCTGGTGAGCCAGATGCCGGCCCTGATCATCTCCACGGCCGCGGGCATCCTGGTGACCCGGGCCGGGAGCCAGTCGAACCTGGGCGAGGTCCTTCCCCGGCAGTTGGGGCAGGTGCCCGAGGCCCTGGGCGTGGCGGGCGGGGTGCTGCTGGTGCTGGGGGTGGTGCCCGGGCTGCCGTTCTTCCCGTTCGCGGTGTTGGCCGCGGTGCTGGGGGGCACGGCCTACAGCCTGAAGAGGGTGCGCGGGGCCGAGGCCCGTCGGAAGGAGGAGGCGGCGCGCCAGGAGGCGGAGAAGGTGCCGGCGGCCCCGCCCGGCCCGGAGGACGTGACCCCCCTGCTCCAGGTGGACGTGCTGGAGCTGGAGGTGGGGTACGGCCTGCTGCACCTGGTGGACGCGGCCCAGGGGGGGGACCTGCTGGAGCGGATCCGGTCGATCCGTCGGCAGATCGCCCTGGAAGCGGGCATCGTGGTGCCCCCGATCCGCATCCGCGACAACCTCCAGCTGCGGCCGGGGGAGTACATGATCCTGATCAAGGGGATCGAGGTCGCCCGGGCGGAGCTGAAGGAGGGGTACCTCCTGGCCATGAATCCGGGGCTGGGGGAAGAGGGGCTCGACGGCATCCCCACCAAGGAGCCGGCCTTCGGGCTCGACGCCCTGTGGATCCGGGATGAGCTGCGGGAGGAGGCCCAGATCAAGGGATACACGGTGGTGGACCACTCCACCGTCATCGCCACCCACCTGACCGAGATCATCAAGCAGAACGCCCACGAGCTGCTGGGGCGCCAGGAGACCCAGAACCTGTTGAACGTGGTCAAGGAGCAGGCCCCGGCCCTGGTGGAGGAGCTGGTGCCCGGGCTGCTGCCGCTGGGCGTGGTGCAGAAGGTGCTCCAGAACCTGCTGCGGGAGCGGGTGAGTATCCGCGACCTGCGCACCATCCTCGAGACCCTGGCCGACTACGCGCCGGTCACGAAGAACCCAGAGCCCCTCACCGAGTACGTCCGTGCTGCCCTGCGGCGGGCCATCACCAAGCAGTACCAGGACGCCGACGGAAAGCTCCCGGTCATCGCCCTGGACCACCGCCTCGAGGAGACCCTGCTCGCGGCGGTGCAGAGGACCGAGCACGGGTCGTTCCTGTCCCTGGAGCCGTCGGTGGCCCAGCAGGTGCTCACGGCGCTGGGCCGGGCGGCCGAGGCCGCCACCCTGGAGAACCTGGTGCCGGTGGTGCTGACCTCGCCGGCCCTGAGGCTGCCGCTGCGGAAGCTCACCGAGCGGGTGCTGCCGAGCCTGGTGGTGCTGAGCCACAACGAGGTGGAGGGCCCGATCCGAACGATCCGGATGGTGAGCCTTGAAAGTTAGGAAGTTCCAGGCCGTGGACATGGCCGAGGCCCTCCGCAAGATCAAGGAGGAGCTCGGGCCGGACGCCGTGATCCTGTCGACCCGGCAGGTCAAGCCGGGCAAGGGGGTGTTCGGCCTGCTGGGCCGCCCGATCCTCGAGGTGACGGCCGCGGCAGACCTGGACGGCCTGGCGCGCAAGGCCGCGCCGCCCGGCGCGCTGGGCCGCGCCGCCTCCCCCCGACCGGAGCCCGCCCGCCCGGGCGGTGCCGACTCGGGGGCGATCCTGGCCCTCCAGGCCGACATCGACAGCCTCAGGGAGGAGCTCGACCTCCTGGCCCGTCGGCCCCGCCGCACGCCCGTGGACGGGGTGGCCTCCGAGGTGCGGGGCCTGGTGGCCAAGGTGGAGCGGTTGCTGGAGGAGACGGCCCGGTTCGAGCGGCTGCGCCTGGCCCCGGGGCTGCGCCGGCTCCACGACCACCTGGAGGCGATCGACGTGGACCCGGCCCTGGCGGCACGGGTGCTGGGGTTCCTCCAGCAAAAGGTGGACCAGGGCGCGGTGGCGGCCGGCCGCGAGGTGGCCGCGTTCCGGGAGCTGGTGTCCCGCACGGTGCGGGTGTCGGGCCCGTTGCGTCCCGGCGACGGCCGGCCCCGGGTGGCGGTGTTCGTGGGCCCCACCGGGGTGGGCAAGACCACCACCGTGGCCAAGCTGGCGGCCCGGTTCGCCCTGCAGGACGGCCGCCGGGTGGGCCTGCTGACCGTGGACACCTTTCGGATCGCGGCGGTGGAGCAGCTCAAGACCTACGCCAACATCATGGGCGTGCCGCTGCGGGTGGCCCTGGACCGGGGGTCGTTCTTGGACGCGGTCGAGGGATTTTCGGACCGGGATCTGGTGCTCGTGGACACCGCGGGCCAGAGCCCCCGGGACGAGGAGAGCCTTGTCGAGCTGCTGGAGCTCCTTCCGCCCGGCGTGGAGACCGAGGTGTACCTGGTGTTGGCGGTGACGACCCGGGGCCGGGACCTGGAGCGGATCCTGCGCCACTACGCGCTGCTCGAGCCGGCCCGGCTCCTGCTCACCAAGCTGGACGAGACCGACTGCCACGGGCCGCTCCTGGGGCTGCCGCTGGTCTCCCGGCTGCCCCTGAGTTACCTGACCACGGGCCAGAACGTGCCCGATGACATCGAGGAGGCCACGCCCGCGGGCGTGGCGGCGTACCTGGTGCGGGGGCTGGAGGGGGCGTCGTGAGGGACCAGGCGCAACGGCTCCGGCAGATGGCCACCGAGCGGGCCGGCCCCGCCCCCACGGACGGCGCCCGGGTCCTGGCCGTGACCAGCGGAAAGGGGGGGGTCGGGAAGACGAGCCTGGTGGCCAACCTGGCCGTGTCGCTGTCGGGCCGAGGCCGTTCGGTCACCGTGCTGGACGCGGACTTCGGGCTGGCCAACCTGGACATCCTGCTGAACCTGAACCCCTCCCGGAACCTGGGGCACCTGCTGCGGGGCGAGGCCCCGGCCGAGGAGATCCCGGTGGAGGTGGTGCCGGGGTTTCGGGTCATTCCCGGGGCCTCGGGGGTGGGGGAGATGGCCGACCTGGACCCGGCCCAACGGGCGAGGCTGGTGCACGAGGCGGGCCGCCTGGCCGCGGGCGCGGAGTTCTTTCTGATCGACACGGCGGCCGGCATCGGCCGAAACGTGGTGGACCTGTGCGCGGCGGCAGGGGAGGTGTGGGTGGTGACCAACGCCGAGCCCACGGCGCTCACCGACGCCTACGGGTTGATCAAGGTGCTGTGGAGCCGGGATCCAGACGCCCGGGTGGCCGTGGTGGTGAACGGCGTGGCCGACGAGGCGTCGGCCCGGGCGATCCACGACCGGCTCGACCGGGTGGTCCAGCGGTTCCTGGGCCGGAGGGTGGGCTGGGCCGGGTTCGTGGTCCACGACGACCACGTGCGACGGGCCGCCCTGCGCCAGGTGGCGTTCGTGACGGCGTACCCGCGGTGCCCCGCGTCCCGGTGCGTGGCGGCCCTGGCCGACAGGCTGCTGGGACGAGACGGGGGCGCGGCGGGCGGGGTGACCCGGTTCTGGCAGCGGCTCGCGGCCGGGGGGGCGCGATGATCGCCGGGCGGCTCTGGCCGGGCCGCGGTGGGTTCGCCCTGGTCTTGGCCGTCTCGGCCGTGCTGGGGGCGGCCGTGCCGAGCCGGGCGGTGGTGCTCGCCCGGGTGGAACCGGGCTGGAGCCCGTTCCTGCGAGCCGGCCCGCCCCCGGGCCGGGAGGCCCTGTGGGCCGAGGCGGGCCGCACCCTGGCGGAGGATCCGGCGCGGGTGGCCCGGGTGGTGGGGAAGGCGGCCGCGGCAGCCGGGGCTCCGGCGCAGTTGCGGGGGCTGTGGGCCGACGCCCTGTACCTGGCCGGACGCGACACCCTGTGGCAGGCGGAGCGGGTGTACCGGACTCTCGTGAAGGAGGAGCTGGACGCCGAGCAGACCGCGTGGTGCTGGTTTCAGTTGGGGAACGTGCAACGAATCCAGGGGTTTCCGGAGGCGGCGGCCGTGTCCTACGAGCAGGCGGTCCCCGGCAGTCGCGAGCCGTGGCAGCGGGCCCTGCGGTTCGACCGGGCCGCCCTGGCGCTGGAGGCGGGCCGGATCCCCGAGGCGGTCGCGGCCTGGAGGGCCTGGGTCCGTGCGTACCCCCGGGCGCCCGGCCGGGTGGTGGGGCTGTACCTGTGGGGGGAGAGCCTGTGGCGGGCGGGAGCCGAGGCCGAGGCCGTGGAGCGGTTCCGGCAGGCCCGCAGGCTCGACCCGGACGGGTGGCGGGTCCGGACCGAGACGGCCCGGGCGATGGCCGAGGCGTTCGAGGCGGCGGGTGACGTGGATGCCGCGGCGGACGTCCTGGAGGCGGTGGCCCGCCTACACCCCGGCACGGCCGATGGGGCGGAGGCGCTCCTGGCCGTGGGGGCCCTGTGGACCAAGGAAGGGCGGGTGGAGCGGGCGGCGGCCGCCTACGCCCGCCTGCTGGACGGCCCGGCCCCGGCCGAGGCGGCCCGGGAGGCCCGGCTTCGGCTGGCCCTGCTGGGGGTTCGGTTCGCCGAGCGGGTGGAGCTGACCGAACCGTACCCCGCGTACCGGTGGTTCTACCGGCCGCGGCCGGTGTTGGAGGATCTGGCCGGGGGACGGGACCCCCTGGCGGCCCAGCGGGCTCTGGAGGGGTTGGCCGAGCTGGCCCGGTCCGATGGGGATGCCCAAGCAGCCCTGGGGTTCCTGGAGCGGGTGTTCCGGGACTACCCCGAGAGCCCCGAGTCCGGCCGGGCCTACGAGGCGTTCGTGTCGTTGCTGGAGGCCCGGGTGGCGGAGCTGGTCCGGGACGGGGATCCGGCGGCCGGACTGCTGCTGTTCGAGCGGTTTCGCGGGTCCGCCGGGTGGGTGGCCACCCGGGACCTCGGCGCCCTGGTCTGGGAGGCGGCCCGGGCGGCCGAGGCGTTGGGGGCGTGGGATCGGGCGCTGGAGCTCTACGGCGAGGTCAAGGCCATGGGAAGCCGGGCCGTGCCCGCCCGGCGGGCCGAGGCGGCGGCCCTGCGCCTCCGGGCCCGCGAGGGGGACCCGGACGCGGTGGCCCGTTGGGCCGCGGAGCGGCCGCGGGACTGGCGGGCCCAGCTGGCCCTGGCCCGGGTGCGGGCGGACGAGGGGGATCGGTCCGGAGCCCTGGAAGCGTTCCGGCGGGCCTTGGCCCGGGCCCCGGACGACGCCGCCCGCTACGCGGTGCGGATCGAAATGGACCGGGTGGGGCGGGGCGAGGCCCGAACCCAGGATCTGTTCCGGGCCTGGAAGGCCCGCCGGGAGCTGTGGCAGAAGTTGGCGGCCGAGGGGGGGCGCGACCTGCCCGCCCCGAGCCCGGTGGCGGGGGGGCGGTTGGCCTTCGCCCTGGGCCGGTACGGCGAGGCCCTGAGCCTGCTGCCGGCGAAGGGGGGCGAGCCGGTGGACCGGCTGTTCCGGTCGGTGTCGGCCCTGCGGACCGGGGACGGCTCCGGGGCCCGGGCCGCGTGGGTCGACCTGGCCGAGACCGAGGACCCGGTGGCGTCCGGGGCGGCCCGGGCGCTGGCCGGGGCCGAAGCGCTTCTGACCCGGGAGGGGAAGCCGTGACCGCGGTGCCGGAGGAGCTCCGGGAAGCGATGCTGCGGTTCCAGGAGGCCACCGAGCGGCTCCAGGGGTCGTACGCCAGGCTCCAGGACGAGGTGCGGGAGCTCCGCAGGCGGCTGGAGGCGAAGGACCGGGAGCTGGACCGCTCCCTGGCGGAGAGGGCCCGTCTCACCAACTACCTGGAGCACCTGCTGGAGAGCGTGCCCAGCGGGGTGGTGGCCGTGGACCCCGAGGGCCGGATCTCGACCCTGAACCGGGCCGCCCAGGAGATCACGGGGTTCGGGCCGGAGGCCGTGGGGAAGCCGTTCTCCCACGTGTTCCGGTTCGAGGAGCCGGCCGAGGCCGATCTCGACGCCCTGGAGGCGGTGTCCCGGCCGGTCGTCACCCTGCACCGGAGCGACGGTCGCCGGGTGCTGCTGGGGCTTCGGGTGTCGCCGTTCCGCGGGGAGGCCGGGGAGGTGCTGGGGCGGGTGGTGGTGTTCCAAGACGTGACCCGCCTGCGTCGGCTCGAGGAGCAGGAGGAGCGGAACCGACGGCTGGTGGCCATGGGCCAGATGGCCGCCGGCATCGCCCACGAGATCCGGAACCCCCTGGGCAGCCTGGAGCTGTTCGCCCACCACCTGGTGGAGGAGCTGCGGGGCACGGCCCACGAGGACCTGGCCGGCCAGGTGCTCAAGGGACTCCAGAACCTCTCCCGGATCACGGGGAACCTGCTTCTCTTCGCGCGGCAGGTGGAGCCGCGGTGCCAGACGGTGGACCTGAGGGAGGTGGTCGCCGAGGCGGCCCTCTACGCCCGGTCGGCGATCCGGGCCAAGGGCGCGCGCCTGGAGGAGGACCTCCGGCCGGCGCCGGTCCTGGCGGACCCGGATCTGGTCCGCCAGGCCCTGCTGAACGTGCTCCTGAACGCGGCCCAGGCCGTGGACTCGGGGGGGCGGGTACGGGTGGAGTGCGCTCCGGTGGACTCCGAGGAGCCCCCGGCGGTCCGGGTGGCCGTGTGGGACGACGGGCCGGGCGTGCCGGAGGCGGAGCGGGAGCGGATCTTCGACCCGTTCTACACCACCCGGGCCCGGGGGGTGGGGCTGGGGCTCGCCATCGTGCAGCGGATCGTGGCGGCCCACGGCGGCTGGGTGGCGGTGGACGGCTCCCCCTGGGGAGGGGCCCGGTTCACCCTGTCGTTCCCGGCGGAACGGCCGGGAGCCACGCCCCCCGAACCATGAGACGGGGGCCCAGGGGCGGGCTTGTGCCTGGAGTATTCGGGGAGCGAAGAGGTTTTTTGCCTCCCAGCTTTCCAGCTTCCTAGCCTCCGAACGGAGACTCCTCGGTGAGCGACGCGAGACATCTACTGGTGGTGGATGACGATCCGGACATGCGCCTGGCCCTGGAGCTCACCCTGCGCAAGGCCGGGTACCGGTGCACCCTGGCCGCGGACGGGCAGGAGGCGCTGGATCTGCTGCGGCGCCAGGGGTTCGATCTGGTGGTGACGGATTTGCGCATGCCCCGGGTGGGGGGGATCGAGCTGCTGGAGCGGATGAGCGCGGCCGCGCCCCACACCCCGGCGCTGGTGATCACGGCCCACGGCTCCGTGGACGCGGCCGTGGAGAGCATGAAGCGGGGTGCGGTGGACTTCCTGCAGAAGCCGTTCGGCCCAGACGTGCTGCTGGCCAAGGTGTCGGCGGTGCTGGGGCGGCCGGCGGCCCCCAGGCGGGGCAGGCCCCGGACGCCGTTCGTGGCCGAGGATCCGGCCATGGAGCGGGTGCTGAGCCTGGTGGAGGCGGCCGCAGCCACCCGGGCCACCGTGCTGATCACCGGCGAGAGCGGCACGGGGAAGGAGGTGGTGGCCCGCAGGATCCACGAGCTCTCCCCGTGGGCCGAGGGGCCGTTCGTGGGGGTGAACTGCGCCGCGATCCCGGCCAACCTCATGGAGAGCGAGCTGTTCGGCCACGAGAAGGGCGCGTTCACCGGGGCCACCGAGGCCCGGCCCGGCCGGTTCGAGCAGGCCCAGGGCGGGACCCTGCTGCTGGACGAGGTGAGCGAGATGGAGCCGGCGCTCCAGGCCAAGCTCCTGCGGGTGCTCCAGGAGCGGGAGGTGGAGCGGGTGGGGGGGCGCAAGACGATCCCTTTGGAGCTGCGGGTGGTGGCCACCACCAACCGGGACCTGCCCGAGGAGGTGCGCCGGGGCCGGTTCCGGGAGGACCTGTACTACCGGCTCCAGGTGATCCCGATCCAGGTGCCGCCCCTGCGGAGCCGTCGTCGGGACATCCTGCCCCTGGCCAGACATTTCCTGGCCGCCGCCTGCCGGGCGTACGGGTTGGAGGAGGCCACCCTCACGGCGGCCGCGGAGAAGGCCCTGCTGGCCCACGACTGGCCGGGCAACGTACGGGAGCTGCAGAACGCGGTGGAGCGGGCGGCCGTGATCTGCCGGGGTGGGCCGGTGGGGCCGGAGCACCTGTTCCTGGAGGAGGCCGCGGTCCGACCGGACGGCGGGATCCGGGTCGACGGCACCCTGGACGAGATGGAGCGGAAGATCATCCTCGCCGCGTACGCCCAGCACGGCCACAACAAGAAGGCCACGGCCCGGGCCCTGGGCATCAATGTGAAGACCCTGCGGGCCAAGCTCCGGGCCTACGGGGTGGAGGGGGCGGAGCCGGGGGGAGAGGGCTGAACCCTCCGGGGGGAGAAACCGGACCCGTGGGCGTGGCGGGCGCGGTGCGCAGGGGGCGCGTTTCGGGGGCTCGGAACCGGCTTCCGGCCGGAAGGGGGTCGGTGGCCCCGTCCTTGCAGGGCTTCGAGCCCGCGGGCATCGGAGGAATCGAGCGACGCGGAGGAGACGAGGTGGGTTTTCTTCGGGCGATGGACGGGGTGGTGGGGCCGCTGGTGGAGGAGCTGCGCTACCGTCAGCGCAGGCAGGCGATGCTGGCCGCCAACGTGGCCAACGCGGACACGCCGGGATACCGGGCCCTGGACGTGCGGTTCGACCGGGCCATGGCCCGCCACGGGCTGCGGCTGGCCACCACCCATCCGCGCCATCTCGGCGGCGCCCGGGCTTCCGGCCGGCAGACGGTGGTGGCGGCGAGGGGGACGCCCCGGCGGGACGGAAACGACGTGGACATCGACCGGGAGATGGCGAAGATCGCGCAGAACCAGATCGAGTACCAGTTCCTGACGCGGATGCTCGGCAGCCGGTTCCGCAAGCTCAAGGAAGCGATCACAGGGAGGCCGACGCCATGAACGGATGGTTCCGGGTGATGGACGTGTCCGCCTCGGCCCTGGCGGCCCAGAGGGCCCGCATGGAGGCCGTGGCGTCGAACCTGGCCAACGCCGAGACCACCCGCACCCCCGAGGGGGGGCCGTACCGGCGGCGGGACGTGGTGTTCGAGGCCACCCCGGTGGCCGGAACCTTCGACGACGTGTTGGCCGGGGCCGTGCGGGGGGTTCGGGTGGTGGACGTGGCGGTGGACCAGAGCCCGCCGCGGCTGCGTTACGAGCCGGGCCACCCCGACGCCGACGCCCAGGGGTTCGTGGCCTACCCCAACGTGGAGGTGCCGGTGGAGATGGTGAACCTGCTGAGCGCGGCCCGGTCGTACGAGGCGAACGTCACCGCGATCGAGGCCACCAAGAACATGCTGTTGCGGGCCCTGGAGATCTGACGAACGGCCCGGAAGGGAGATGGCCATGGTGAAGGAGATCGCAGGGGTCGGCATGCCCCAGGCCGCCGAGTCCAAGGCCGCGACCGGAGCCAAGCCGGCCAAGGACTTCGGCGAGTTCCTGGCCGAGAGCCTGGAGAAGGTCGACACCCTCCAGCAGGAGGCGGACGCGGCCGTGACCCGGGCCGCCCAGGGCGAGGGCGACATCCAGGAGGCCATGGTGGCCGTGGAAAAGGCCGACGTGGCGTTCAAGCTCATGATGGAGGTGCGCCAGAAAATCCTGGACGCGTACCAGGAGATCATGCGGATGCAGGTGTGACCGGCCACGGGCGCGCAATTGCCACTGGAAATTCGGCCGCAGAACCCGGAAACTAAGGGAGAGAAAGCCGAACCGAACCCAGGAATCCGGATGAGAGCCTAGTCCATGGCCTTTTGGGACGCCGGCCTGGCCCAAGCGCGGGAGCTGTGGGGCAGGCTCACCGCAACCCAGCGGCTCACCCTGGTGGGGGTGACCGCTGCCCTCCTGGCCGGCCTCGCAGCCTTGATGCTGTGGGCCGGTACGCCCGAGTACACCCTCCTGTTCAGCCGCCTCACCCCCGAAGACGCCTACCAGGTCGTGGAGAAGCTGAAGGCCGAGGGAGTCCCCTACCGTCTCGAGTCGGGGGGCACGGCCGTGTTCGTGCCCGCGGACCGGGTGTACGAGATCCGGCTCCAGTTGGCCGGCGAGGGGATCCCCCAGGGGGGGCTGGTGGGGTACGAGATCTTCGATCGGTCGAGCTTCGGCATGACCGACTTCGCCCAGCGGGTCAACTACGCCCGGGCGCTGGAGGGAGAGCTGACGCGCACCATCCGGCACATGGAGGGGGTGCAGGGGGCCCGGGTCCACCTGGTGCTGCCCGAGAAGAAGCTGTTCGAGACCGAGAAGGAGCCGGCTTCGGCGTCGGTGGTGCTCCAGCTGGCTCCCGGCCGGGCCCTCACCGCCAAGCAGGTGCGCGGCGTGGTGTACCTGGTGTCGTCGAGCGTGGAGGGGCTGTCGCCCGAGCGGGTCACCGTGGTGGACACCCGGGGCAACGTGCTGTACCGGCAGGAGGGCGACGAGCCCGGGTTCCTGGCCGCCAGCCAGCTGGAGTACAAGCGGGCGTTCGAAAAGGACATGGAGCGCCGGGTCCGGGACCTGCTGGAGCGGGTGATGGGCGCGGGCAGCGCGGTGGTCCAGGTGGCGGCCGAGTTTGACTTCTCCCGGGTGGAGGAGACGGCCGAGACCTACGATCCCGAGGGCGTGGCGGTCCGGAGCGAGGAGCGGGTGAGCGAGACCACCACGGGCCCGACCGGCCCGGCCGGGGTGCCGGGGGTGGCGTCCAACGTGGGGCAGGGGCCCACGGCGCAGGCGGGGGGCAAGGGGGGCGGGTCGAGCCGGGAGACCGAGACGGTCAACTACGAGGTCTCCAAGCGGGTCACCCGGATGGAGAAGGGGCCCGGCACCCTGAAGCGTCTGTCGGTGGCGGTGGCCGTGGACGGCACGTACCGGGAGGGGGAGAACGGGCGGGAGTTCGTGCCCCGGTCGGACGAGGAGCTGGCCCGGCTCAAGGCGCTGGTGGAGAAGGCGGTCGGGGCTGACCCCCAGCGGGGGGACGCGGTCGAGGTGACCAGCATCCCGTTCCAGCCGGGGGAGGTGGAGGTGGCCCGGGCCGGCCCGTGGTGGACCTCGCCCGAGCTCCTTCCGTACGTGCGCTACGGACTGATCCTCGTGCTGGCCGTGCTGGTGGTGTTCGGGGTGCTCAAGCCGTTGGTGCGGTGGCTCACCCGCGCGCCCGAGGCCCCCGAGATCACCGAGCCGCTCACCGTGGCCGAGATGGAGAAGCGGCTCGAAGAGGAGGCCGAGGAGGAGGTTCGTATCGAGGAGGAGGCCCCGACGGAAACGGTGCGCCGCGAGCTGCTGAAACAGCGCCTGTTGGAGATGATCCGACGGGAGCCCGATGTGGCGGCCCAGCTGATCCGAAGCTGGCTGACGGAGGACTGAGCGTTGGCACAGGACGTCCAAGAGATCCCGGGGCTCCGCAAGGCGGCGATCCTCCTGGTGGCCCTGGGGGAGGAGGCCTCGGAGGCCCTGTTCCCGCACCTGCGGGACGAAGAGATCCAGGAGATCACCCGGGAGGTGGCCGTGCTCGAGAAGGCCAGCCCGGAAGAGGCCGAGGCGGTGATCGAGGAGTTCCACACCCTGGCCCTGGCCCGATCCTACGTGCTCCAGGGGGGGGTGGAGTTCGCCAAGAAGATCCTGCGCAAGAGCCTGCCCCCCGAGAGGTGCCGAGAGATCCTGGACCGGCTGGTGAAGTATCTGGACCAGGGCCCCGGGTTCCAGAACCTGCGCAAGGCGGACCCCCGGCTGCTCAGTAAGATCATCCAGAAGGAACACCCCCAGACCATCGCGTTCATCCTGTCGCACCTGGACGCGGCCAAGGCCGCCCACGCCATCTCGAGCCTGCCGAGCGAGCTGCAGGTGGAGGTGGCCCGGAGGATGGCGAGCCTGGAGGAGATCAGCCCCGAGGTGGTGAAGAAGGTCTCGGAGATCCTGGACAAGAAGATCGCCTCCATGGCCGGCTCGTCCATCGAGGTCCAGGGGGTGAAGACCGTGGCCGAGATCCTGAATCGGATGGGCCGCACCGAGTCCAAGAACATCCTGGACCGCATGGAGCAGGAGAACCCCGAGCTCGCCGCCCACATCCGGCAGCTCATGTTCGTGTTCGACGACATCCAGTACCTGCCCGACAAGGCGATCCAGGAGATCCTGAAGCGGGTCGACAAGAACGCCCTGGTGGTGGCCCTGAAGGGCGCGAGCCCCGAGCTCCGGGAGAAGTTCTTCCGGAACATGAGCTCCCGGGCCGTGGAGACCCTCAAGGAGGAGATGTCCTTCCTGGGGCCGGTCCGGGTGAGCGAGGTCACCGAGGCCCAGTCCACGATCACCGAGATCGTGCGCCAACTCGAAGAGGAAGGGGTGGTCGTGCTCGCCGGGGGCGATGAGGACGAGTACATCTGAGCCGCACCCCCTGCGGCAACCCGCCGCTCCGGCCCGATCGGGTCGGCCCCCCCCACACGAAGACAAGGGACCGGTCCCCATGGGCGAAAAGTCCTCCCCCCCGATTCGACCGTTTCGATGGGCCGACCTGGAGGCCGATTCCGTCGGCGCCGAGGGGCCGCAGGCCGCCCGGGGGGACGGGGTGCGTCGGTTCGAGCCCCAGGCCTTCGAAGATCGCGCCGACGAACCGCGGGGCAGCGAGGGATCGGCCGACCCCCGGGCGCCCGCCGACGGGGCGGCCCCCCCGGATCCCCTGGCGCGGGCCCGGGAGGAGGCCGAGCAGATCCTGCTGCGGGCCCGGGAGGAGGCCGGCAGGATCCGGGCCGCCGCCCGGGAGGAGGGGATCCGGCAGGGCCGGGAGGAGGCCCGGGCCGAGGCGGCCGAGCGGGCCGAGGCCCTGGAGGCCCTGCTGAGGGAGCTGGCCGGGTGGAAACCCCGGCTGTACGAGGAGGCTCGGGCCCAGGTGCTGGAGCTGGTTCTGGAGCTGGTGCGAAAGATGCTGGGGCCGCTCTCCGAACAGTGTGAAGGGACCGTGGTGCACGTGGTGGGGCGGGCCCTCCAGGCCCTGGCCGACCGGGAGCAGGTCACGGTGCGCGTGCACCCCACCGACCTGGAGGCGGTGGTGGAGGCCAAACCGACCCTGCTGGAGGCCGTGGACGGGATCCGCCAGCTCACCGTGGTGGAGGACCCGTCGGTGGGCCGGGGAGGGTGCCGGGTCCAGACGCCCACGGCGGAGATCGACGCCCGGCTGGACACCCAGCTCGAAGAGCTGGTCCGCGTGCTGCGGGGCGCCTGATGGGGTTGGACTTCGCGGCCGAGATCGAGGCGGTCCGCGAGGCGGACCTGCTGCGGCCCTACGGCAAGGTGCTGCAGGTGGTGGGCATGGTGGTGGAGGCCTCCGGCCCGGCGGCCCCGGTGGGGGACATCTGCCTCGTGTACCCGGAACAGGGGGGGCTCGAGCGGGACCGGGCGATCCCGTGCGAGGTGGTGGGGTTCCGGGAGGGACGGATCCTGCTGATGCCCTACGGCGAGATGCGGGGCATCCAGCCGGGAAGCCGGGTGGTGGCCACCCGCACCCAGAGCCTGTGCCAGGTCGGGGAGGAGCTCCTCGGCCGGGTCATCGACGGCACCGGAAACCCCATCGACGGAAAGGGACCGGCCCGCTGCCGCCGGAAGTACCCCTTGTACGGCCGCGACATCAACCCCATCGCCCGGGCCCGGATCCAAGATCCCCTGTCCACCGGGATCAAGGCGATCGACGGGCTCCTCACCCTGGGCAAGGGCCAGCGCATGGGCATCTTCGCCGGGAGCGGGGTGGGAAAGAGCGTCACGCTCGGCATCATCGCCCGCAACACCTCGGCCGACGTGAACGTGATCGCCCTGATCGGCGAGCGGGGCCGGGAGGTGCGGGAGTTCATCGAGCGGGACCTGGGGGAGGAGGGACTCCGCCGGTCGGTGGTGGTGGTGAGCACCTCGGAGAAGTCCCCCCTGGTCAAGGCCCGGGGGGCCCTGGTGGCCACCACGGTGGCCGAGTACTTCCGGGATCAGGGGATGGACGTGCTGCTGCTGATGGACTCGGTGACCCGGTTCGCCATGGCTCTGCGGGAGGTGGGGCTGGCCATCGGAGAGCCCCCCACCACCAAAGGATACACGCCCAGCGTGTTCGCGGCCCTGC
This is a stretch of genomic DNA from Deferrisoma camini S3R1. It encodes these proteins:
- a CDS encoding tetratricopeptide repeat protein, with product MIAGRLWPGRGGFALVLAVSAVLGAAVPSRAVVLARVEPGWSPFLRAGPPPGREALWAEAGRTLAEDPARVARVVGKAAAAAGAPAQLRGLWADALYLAGRDTLWQAERVYRTLVKEELDAEQTAWCWFQLGNVQRIQGFPEAAAVSYEQAVPGSREPWQRALRFDRAALALEAGRIPEAVAAWRAWVRAYPRAPGRVVGLYLWGESLWRAGAEAEAVERFRQARRLDPDGWRVRTETARAMAEAFEAAGDVDAAADVLEAVARLHPGTADGAEALLAVGALWTKEGRVERAAAAYARLLDGPAPAEAAREARLRLALLGVRFAERVELTEPYPAYRWFYRPRPVLEDLAGGRDPLAAQRALEGLAELARSDGDAQAALGFLERVFRDYPESPESGRAYEAFVSLLEARVAELVRDGDPAAGLLLFERFRGSAGWVATRDLGALVWEAARAAEALGAWDRALELYGEVKAMGSRAVPARRAEAAALRLRAREGDPDAVARWAAERPRDWRAQLALARVRADEGDRSGALEAFRRALARAPDDAARYAVRIEMDRVGRGEARTQDLFRAWKARRELWQKLAAEGGRDLPAPSPVAGGRLAFALGRYGEALSLLPAKGGEPVDRLFRSVSALRTGDGSGARAAWVDLAETEDPVASGAARALAGAEALLTREGKP
- the flhF gene encoding flagellar biosynthesis protein FlhF; the protein is MKVRKFQAVDMAEALRKIKEELGPDAVILSTRQVKPGKGVFGLLGRPILEVTAAADLDGLARKAAPPGALGRAASPRPEPARPGGADSGAILALQADIDSLREELDLLARRPRRTPVDGVASEVRGLVAKVERLLEETARFERLRLAPGLRRLHDHLEAIDVDPALAARVLGFLQQKVDQGAVAAGREVAAFRELVSRTVRVSGPLRPGDGRPRVAVFVGPTGVGKTTTVAKLAARFALQDGRRVGLLTVDTFRIAAVEQLKTYANIMGVPLRVALDRGSFLDAVEGFSDRDLVLVDTAGQSPRDEESLVELLELLPPGVETEVYLVLAVTTRGRDLERILRHYALLEPARLLLTKLDETDCHGPLLGLPLVSRLPLSYLTTGQNVPDDIEEATPAGVAAYLVRGLEGAS
- the flhA gene encoding flagellar biosynthesis protein FlhA yields the protein MDRGATLSVPGLLNRHSGVLVAGGVMSIVFLMILPLPRAVLDLLLALNISFSVLIFLLAMYTERPLDFSLFPSVLLITTLFRLALNISSTRLILTQGDKGIEGAGRIIAAFGSFVVGGNFVVGIVIFLILVVINFVVITKGATRIAEVSARFTLDSMPGKQMAIDADLNAGLIDETEARNRREEIAREADFYGAMDGASKFVRGDAIAGLVITGINILGGLVIGVLQLGIPLDRAVRTYTTMTVGDGLVSQMPALIISTAAGILVTRAGSQSNLGEVLPRQLGQVPEALGVAGGVLLVLGVVPGLPFFPFAVLAAVLGGTAYSLKRVRGAEARRKEEAARQEAEKVPAAPPGPEDVTPLLQVDVLELEVGYGLLHLVDAAQGGDLLERIRSIRRQIALEAGIVVPPIRIRDNLQLRPGEYMILIKGIEVARAELKEGYLLAMNPGLGEEGLDGIPTKEPAFGLDALWIRDELREEAQIKGYTVVDHSTVIATHLTEIIKQNAHELLGRQETQNLLNVVKEQAPALVEELVPGLLPLGVVQKVLQNLLRERVSIRDLRTILETLADYAPVTKNPEPLTEYVRAALRRAITKQYQDADGKLPVIALDHRLEETLLAAVQRTEHGSFLSLEPSVAQQVLTALGRAAEAATLENLVPVVLTSPALRLPLRKLTERVLPSLVVLSHNEVEGPIRTIRMVSLES
- a CDS encoding MinD/ParA family protein: MRDQAQRLRQMATERAGPAPTDGARVLAVTSGKGGVGKTSLVANLAVSLSGRGRSVTVLDADFGLANLDILLNLNPSRNLGHLLRGEAPAEEIPVEVVPGFRVIPGASGVGEMADLDPAQRARLVHEAGRLAAGAEFFLIDTAAGIGRNVVDLCAAAGEVWVVTNAEPTALTDAYGLIKVLWSRDPDARVAVVVNGVADEASARAIHDRLDRVVQRFLGRRVGWAGFVVHDDHVRRAALRQVAFVTAYPRCPASRCVAALADRLLGRDGGAAGGVTRFWQRLAAGGAR